The genomic stretch TGTTTTAAAAGGAAAGGTTTTTCCTGTTGATGAGGCAGAAATGCGTTCAAAATCAAATAGTGAGCAAACGCAATGGGTATTTACTGAACATGACTGGCTTGAGAAAGCGAAAGAAAATGGAGAGATTTGGGTAGCGCCTTTACACCCGGTAACTGTCTTACCAGGTGAGCAGATTGCCTTTGACAGTTTTCAAATTCCTATAAGGTCAGAATTTAAAGAGTCCATTAATATTGAAGGATTTGTGTACTTTCAGCAGGATAACTATCGGATTAAAGTTTCCAATCAAATTGCAGTTAGCTATTAAAAAGAGTGCCCAAACCTAATATGGGATGTTTGCATAGAATACTACGTATTAGGAGTAAAAAGGGAGGGCATCAAATGTCAGAAAAGAAAAGAAAGCCGCAAGTTATCCATGTGAATAAGTTAATAGTAAAAGCAGACGAAGTGATCATTAAAGATGAAAGAGATCATCATCATAAAGAGGAAAAGCACAGGGAAGAAAGAAGAGAAGAGAGAAGAGAAGAAAGAAGAGACCCATGGGGGTTTTTTAATCATCGAAAGAATGATGAAGCTGAAAATAATGAAGACAGATACAAAGAAGAGGATAAAAGAAATGAAGGTTTTTCTTGGTTTTAAGAGCAGATATTATCTGCTCTTTTTACTTGTCTGAATATAAGAGCCATTAGATAGTTGTTAACTTATTGACTACATATTTAACGGGTGAAGTCTAGTTTGATATGAAAGAATCAAGCCATCTATGCAAATAATGAAATGAAAACTGAAACATTGTTTTAAATATTTCTCATATAAAACTTGATTAATCATATATTGTTTGAGGATATAGCGTCATAGTAGTGACATTAACAGTCAATGAAAGTGGATAACACTGAACACAAGAGAAGGGAGAGAAGGTGCTACGATTAACCACTGGTCGAGTGATGAGTAAGATTGTGAATAGTAGTGATGTTAATACCAGTACGGTAGAAATAGTGGGAACAAACCTAACCGCTAATCAAATTGTTTATGTTTCAGAATTAATCACAATTCCAGTGAATAGTGTGATTTCAAAGGATTATTATGCTGACCTCGTTGGATTCCGGTTTTCATTTCATATTTCTGGTCTGGCACTTTCACAAACAAGAATATCAGTTTGGGAAAGTCGGATGGAGTGATCCAAGCAGCACATAGACTTGGTCTATCTGAATTGAAAATTAATTAATAGCTTTTTACTCTTTTGATGTGGTTAATTTTTCATTGTGAAAAAAGGGGGAGTAAAATGCCATTATTGTATACTGGCCCAATCGATAATACTCCTGTAAATGGCAGTCGAATGACTCAACAGTTTTCGGTAAAAATAACCAATCGTAGTACCACAATGTATGGAACTGTTTCCATAGAGGGATATATTTTAAGCAGTACGAGAACTTTATATGTTCAAGAATTATTTAGTATAGCTCCGAATCAAGTGATAACTAAGACGTTTGTCGCGAATTTCAATTCTTTTGAGTTTCTATTCAATACAGGAGGAGCGGCAGAAAATACCATTGATGTATCAGCCTGGGGGAAAAATGCTGAGGGTCAATTGGTTTCTGCCCATCGATTAGTATCATCTGAATTGATAGGAGCTCAAATAGAAGGAGTAACAGGGGCGACGGGACCAACTGGAGCCACCGGAGAGACCGGTGCAACTGGAGCCACCGGAGAGACCGGTGCAACTGGAGTCACTGGAGAGACCGGTGTAACTGGAGCCACCGGAGAGACCGGTGCAACAGGAGCCACCGGAGAGACCGGTGCAACTGGAGTCACTGGAGAGACCGGTGCAACTGGAGTCACCGGAGAGACCGGTGCAACTGGAGTCACTGGAGAGACCGGTGCAACAGGAGCCACCGGAGAGACCGGTGCAACTGGAGCCACCGGAGAGACCGGTGCAACTGGAGTCACTGGAGAGACCGGTGTAACTGGAGCCACCGGAGAGACCGGTGCAACAGGAGCCACCGGAGAGACCGGTGCAACTGGAGTCACTGGAGAGACCGGTGCAACTGGAGTCACCGGAGAGACCGGTGCAACTGGAGTCACTGGAGAGACCGGTGCAACAGGAGCCACCGGAGAGACCGGTGCAACTGGAGTCACTGGAGAGACCGGTGTAACCGGAGCAACCGGCCCAGGAGTATTTCAGTGGGGAGAAGAAACCGTTATTTGGGCGGACTCCAGTGCAACTGGATTAGGAGACGGTACACCTTCAGACCCCTTTAATTCGTTGCAAGCTGCTATTAGTGCCGCAACAAGCAGTCCCTTCGCCACAACATTAGGCATGAGAGCTCGCTTAGTCATTTTAATTGCAGCTAATTCAGTATTTAATGAAGATATCGTAATACCTCCTGCCAGACATGTACAATTGCTTGGTCTTGGCCCATGGGTACTTGGAAGTGGCGATTTAGCATTTTTTAATTCTTCTGTTTCTAGGAATATAACGATTCAAACCGATTCTAACCTAGAAAACTCTTATAACTCTCAAGGTCCAGCATTCCAGTCACGACCTGTTACAGTTATCGGAACATTAGATAATGGTACCTCAGTGAGTACCCATACTAACTATACAGATGGTGCAATTATTAGCGGTGACGTAATATTTGAGAATGTTTATCTTCCAGATCCATTCAATACGATTGAATTTCAACTTTTAAATGCAAGGGTTCAAGGAAGTATCATAGGGGATTTAGTAAACCCGGCGCTAGGGCAACTAAATACTTATATTTATCACAGTCGAATCAATATTGTGGATAAACCTGGTATGAGAATTAATCGTATGGTTGACACAAGGGTAGACGGGACAATGCTTTTTACAGGGTATTCTAATATCGTTGATTCATGGATTCGTGGTAATGTATCCGTTACATCTGCGATATCGGATGTACCGCCAGTCGGTATCTATGATACACAGTTCGACACGATAACCTGGAATGGACCGCTTGTATTGGACACTTCTTCAAATTATTATTTTGTAACCTCAGCTTCTAGTTTAATAGGAATTAAAACAATACTGTACAGTCTAGCGTAAATTTAAATGTGAAAATAAATACTTTAATTCTTTTTACAAAATTGTAGAGCTCAGAGTGATGTGTGTAAGTGTTATCTATTAATGGATGAAGGAAAGAGGAGTATTTCAAATTTTTCATATAAGAAATGTAACGTAACTTCAGAAAAAATCGCAAAAATATTCGCTTCCGGAAGGGGATTTGGAGCGGTTGAGATGATCAAGGTGCTTGGAATGTAACGGGTAAGGAGGAGAGCGATTGTCTATCTTGACGACTGGGCCAATTGAAAATAAACCTACTAATGGTATCAGGACAACCCAACAGGTGACAATTATGATTTCGAATCGTAGTTCTGTCAATACCTCTACAGTAGAGATTGTTGGAAAGAATTTAAACGGAACTCAGACTGTGTACGTTTTAGAACTAATAAACATTCCTGTCAATGGTGTGGTTTCAAAGACTTATTTTGCAGACCTTGATGGTTATCAATTTTCGTTTAATATAACTGGTCTTGCAATGGCTCAAACAGGAATATCAGTTTGGGGAAAGTCAAATGGCACATTGCAATCGGCACATAGACTTGTTTTATCAGAATTGAAAGTAGATTAAACAGCGGATTTTACTTTCCTTAACAAACGGTTGAAGTGAAGCTTTTGAGGGGAAAAGGGGGGAGTAAAATGCCATTATTGTATACTGGCCCAATCGATAATACTCCTGTAAATGGTAGCCGAACGACTCAACAGTTTTCGGTGAAAATAACTAATCGTAGTACCACAATGTATGGAAATGTTTCCATAGAGGGATATATTTTAAGCAGTACGAGAACTTTATATGTTCAAGAATTATTTAGTATAGCTCCGAATCAAGTGATAACTAAGACATTTGTGGCGAATTTTAATTCTTTTGAGTTTCTATTCAATACAGGGGGAGCGGCAGAAAAAGTTATTGATGTATCAGCCTGGGGGAAAAATGCTGAAGGTCAATTGGTTTCTGCCCATCGATTAGTGTCATCTGAATTGTTAGGAGCTCAAATAGAAGGAGAAACAGGAGCCACTGGACCAACAGGAGCCACGGGACCAACAGGAGCAAGGGGAACTACTGGAGCAACAGGTGCAACGGGAGCCACCGGAACAGGAGAAACAGGAGCGACTGGGGAGACCGGAGCAACCGGAGAAACAGGAGCCACCGGACAAACGGGGGCCACTGGAGAAACAGGAGCGACTGGAGAGACCGGAGCCACCGGAGAAACAGGAGCCACCGGAGAAACAGGAGCCACCGGAGAAACAGGTGCAACCGGAGAAACAGGAGCAACCGGAGAGACCGGAGCAACCGGAGAGACCGGAGCCACCGGAGAGACCGGAGCCACCGGAGAAACGGGAGCGACTGGAGCCACCGGAGAAACAGGAGAAACAGGAGAGACCGGAGAAACAGGAGCGACTGGGGAGACAGGAGCAACCGGAGAAACAGGAGCAACGGGAGAGACCGGAGCAACCGGAGAAACGGGAGCCACCGGAGAAACGGGAGCGACTGGGGAGACAGGAGCCACCGGAGAAACAGGAGCAACCGGAGAAACAGGAGCAACCGGAGAGACCGGAGCAACCGGAGAGACCGGAGCCACCGGAGAAACGGGAGCGACTGGAGCCACCGGAGAAACAGGAGCAACAGGAGAGACCGGAGCAACCGGAGAAACGGGAGCCACCGGAGAAACAGGAGCGACTGGGGAGACCGGAGCCACCGGTGAAACAGGAGAAACGGGAGAAACGGGAGAAACGGGAGCGACTGGGGAGACAGGAGCCACCGGAGAAACAGGAGAAACGGGAGAAACGGGAGCAACCGGAGAGACCGGAGCAACCGGGGAGACCGGAGCCACCGGAGAAACAGGTGCAACAGGAGCAACAGGAGAGACCGGAGCAACAGGAGAGACCGGAGCCACCGGAGAAACAGGAGCAACAGGAGAGACCGGAGCAACGGGAGCAACGGGGGCCACCGGAGAAACAGGAGCAACAGGAGAGACCGGAGCAACAGGAGCCACCGGAGCCACCGGAGAAACAGGAGCAACAGGAGCAACAGGAGAGACCGGAGCAACGGGAGAAACAGGAGCGACCGGAGCAACAGGAGAGACCGGAGCAACAGGAGAGACCGGAGCAACCGGGGAGACCGGAGAGACCGGAGCAACGGGAGAAACGGGAGCCACCGGAGAGACCGGAGCCACCGGAGAAACAGGTGCAACCGGAGAGACCGGAGCCACCGGAGAGACCGGAGCCACCGGAGAGACCGGAGCCACCGGAGAAACGGGAGCGACTGGAGCCACCGGAGAAACAGGAGCAACAGGAGAAACAGGAGCAACCGGAGAAACGGGAGCCACCGGAGAAACAGGAGCGACTGGGGAGACAGGAGCAACGGGAGAAACGGGGGCCACCGGAGCAACCGGAGCCACCGGGGAGACAGGAGCAACCGGAGAAACGGGAGCCACCGGAGAAACAGGAGCAACCGGTCCCACTGGAACCATAGATCCAAATGTAACGATTGCAAATGTAGGTCCAAATGTAAATTCTCAATTTAGTGAATTAAGAACGGCGGCTAAAACGCCTATTATCGAATTGACTTCCGTGTATGGATTATCAGATTTACGAGATGTTGTTTCAACTAATGGTAGTGCAACCGTTTCAAGCAATGATACAGAGTTTGTTTTAACCACCACAGCTAACGGAGCAGATGCTGCAATATTGTCTAGTGCGGCAAAAGGTAGGTATCAATCTGGCTATTCTGGAGAGGCGGGTATTGGAGTCCGTCTCCCTGATCTGCCAACAGGTACTCAAGTTGTAAGGTGGGGATTGTTTAATGATGAAAATGGTATTTTCTTCGGGGTGGATGATACTTCATCGTTCGTAGGGATTAGGAGAGCCGGTGTAGATACGGTTATTCCTCAAGCTTCTTGGAATGTTGATCCGCTCGACGGCACAGGTCCAAGTGGAGCGACCTTAGATTTATCTAGTGGCAATATATTTCAAATGGATTTCACATGGTATGGCTATGGTGTCATTGAGTTTCGAGTTGTGATTCCAAACTCTACTACTCTTGCACAAGAAGTTATAACCGTTAATCGCTATTCTCCAAGTGGAGAAACGAGTCTTGCTGATCCTAACTTACCTTTACGAGCAGAGATTAATAATGATGGTACTGCAAGTGCCCTCCAGGCATTTGTTGGAGGTAGGCAGTATTCAATAATAGGGAACTACAACCCGACATTTAGAATTACATCTGAACGACGAACGATTACATCAACAACAACATTAACACCAGTTATTTCTTTTCAGCATAAGACTGAATTCCCAACAGGATCAGGTAGACCAAACTCAGTTAGTGTAACTCTAGAGGGGATTGATCTGGTAACAACTGATGATATTTATTATCAAGTTTTACTCGGTGGGACTCTGAATGGTTCGTTTGTTAATTTTCCAACTGCAACGACGAATATTCCAAACTCTGAAACGGGATTACTTGTAAATACGACATCCACAACTTTAACAGGTGGGCAGGTAATTCTACAGGGGTTAGCGGCGGCTTCTGCCCAGGGGAATAATCGAGTGCTGGCGTCCGCATCTCTACTGGATTTCGAACTACCTAATACCGAATTTGTGACACTAGCCGTTGCGACATTTACAGGAATTGGTTCGGTAGTTGCTACGTTCAGGGTAACTGAAGAATGGTGAGAACTTCCAGAGAATGGAGGGTTGATTTTGGCGGATATAAACATTACTAATATTGGACCAAATGTTAGTTCACAATTTGATGAGCTTCGCACTGCTGAAAGAACACCAATCGTAGAATTGACATCCGTTTATGGAGTTTCTGCTATAAGAGATATTGTGACTACAACTGGTGGGGGGACCGTTACAAATGATGCGACTGAATATTCTGTAAGTACTTCTACAGGCGGCACTGACGCTGCTACACTGGATAGTGCATTAAGGGGAAGGTATGAACCAGGGTATGCTGGTGAGGCGGGGATAGCTATCCGTCTCCCAAGTCTTCCTACAGGTACACAAGTTACGAGGTGGGGGTTGTTTGATGATCAGAACGGGGGTTACTTTGGGCGGAATGCAACAGATACCTTTGTAGCTGTTAGAAGAGGTGGAGTCGATACGGTTATTAATCAAGCATCCTGGAATGTTGATCCATTAGATGGAAGCGGTCCTAGTGGAGCTACGCTTACGTTAAGTAAAGGGAACATCTTTCAAATTCTTTTTACTTGGTATGGATATGGAGTGATCGAATTTAGAGTCGTGTTGCCAAATCCCACTACCCTTGCACAGGAAGTCATTACGGTTCACCGATATGCACCAAGTGGAGAAACCAGTTTTATTGATCCAAATCTTCCAATTAGAGTGCAGGTTAATAATGATGGAAGTACAACTGCACTTTCCATTCTTGTAGGCGGAAGACAATATGGGATTATAGGAAGATATAATCCCATATACAGAGTCACCTCTGAAAGAAGGACGGTTAGTGGAATAGGAGCAACACTGACCCCGCTCATTTCCTTTAGGAGGAAATCTGAATTCCCTGCAGGTTCAGGAAGATCAAACTCTGTTCAAATTAGTTTGGAAGGTATACAGATTTTCTCCACCTTAGATGTTGCTTATCAGGTCTTGATCGGAGGGACAATAAATGGCTCATTTGGAAATTTCCCTACTACTAACACGAATATACCTAATACTGAGACCGCTTTAGAAGTTAACAATACAGCTACAACTTATACAGCAGGGGAAGTAATAATCCAAGGTGCCACGTCAGGTGGTTCCGGGGTTAGTAGAGTCGTTGGTAAGCAGACGTTAATTGATTTTACTCTTCCTACAGACGAAATTGTTACGCTTGCCGCAGTGAATTTGGAACCAGGTACAGCAACAGTAACCGCTACATTTCTACTCACCGAAAGTTGGTGAAGTAAGAAAGAGTAATACTTGAACACATAATTGAACGAAATGGAAATTACTAATCTATAGGAGGAAATGGATTTGGTTTCAATCAGTTTGTGTTTAATTGTAAAAAATGAAGAAGATGTTCTAGACACTTGTCTACAATCTATTTTCGATATTGTGGATGAAATTAATATTATCGATACCGGATCAGATGATCTAACAAAAGAAATTGCAAAACGATACCATGCAAATATTTACGATTTTAAATGGGTAAATGATTTTGCAAGAGCTCGAAACTTTGCTTTTTCAAAAGCTACGAAAGAATATATTCTTTGGCTTGACGCAGACGATGTCTTTCTAGAAGAAGACCGTAATAAGTTGAAGAATTTGAAGAAAGACCT from Bacillus sp. Cs-700 encodes the following:
- a CDS encoding collagen-like protein, with amino-acid sequence MPLLYTGPIDNTPVNGSRMTQQFSVKITNRSTTMYGTVSIEGYILSSTRTLYVQELFSIAPNQVITKTFVANFNSFEFLFNTGGAAENTIDVSAWGKNAEGQLVSAHRLVSSELIGAQIEGVTGATGPTGATGETGATGATGETGATGVTGETGVTGATGETGATGATGETGATGVTGETGATGVTGETGATGVTGETGATGATGETGATGATGETGATGVTGETGVTGATGETGATGATGETGATGVTGETGATGVTGETGATGVTGETGATGATGETGATGVTGETGVTGATGPGVFQWGEETVIWADSSATGLGDGTPSDPFNSLQAAISAATSSPFATTLGMRARLVILIAANSVFNEDIVIPPARHVQLLGLGPWVLGSGDLAFFNSSVSRNITIQTDSNLENSYNSQGPAFQSRPVTVIGTLDNGTSVSTHTNYTDGAIISGDVIFENVYLPDPFNTIEFQLLNARVQGSIIGDLVNPALGQLNTYIYHSRINIVDKPGMRINRMVDTRVDGTMLFTGYSNIVDSWIRGNVSVTSAISDVPPVGIYDTQFDTITWNGPLVLDTSSNYYFVTSASSLIGIKTILYSLA